The sequence GGTCTGATGTGAGAAGAAATACTTGTGGAATTTGAATCCATGTTGGTTCATCCTCCCCTTCTCTTGCCTGAGTAGGTAGTTTCTCATCTCCTATGTCTAGGACCCATTGGTTAAATAGCTTTTTGCGAGTGTCAATTTTGCCATCACTGGTGTATTCATTGACTCTCATTATTCGTGATAGCGTATGAATTTGACAGAATTTCCATAGGTCGGATCTGTTGATACACATTTGGACAACCTCTTGCCTTTTGCCTTTTGCCTTTTGGTATCACGGGTAAGATCTGCCAAAAGTCTCCTCCAATCAAAATAGGCAGACCTCCAAATATTTTTCCTCTGTTTTGATCATCTTTAGTGCCCAGAATATCCCGCAATGTTTTGTCTAACGCTTCAAAAGCATATCTCTGAGTCATAGGAGCTTCATCCCATATTATTAGCCTAACTTCGTGAAGTAGTACAGCTAAATGTGTGTTTTGTTTTATACCACAAGTGATATTTTCCTACAACTCTAGGGGGATTACAAATCTGCTGTGCGCAGTCCTACTGCCGGGTAACAGCAAGGAAGCGATACCTGAATTTTAGATATGTTATATTATGGACGTTTGAAGTATTTAGAAGTAAATGTAAATGTGTGCATAGTACCTGATGAAGCAACGGCAAGTACAATAAGTCGTTCTGACCTTAATTTGGTGAGGATGGTGTTGTATAAGAAAGTTTTCCCAGTACCCCCTGGCCCGTACACAAAAAACAGGCCACCTGCTTGTTCATTGACGGCTCGAATAACGCTTTCGTAGACTTTAAGTTGTTCAGGGTTCAAACACTTGTAAAGGCTGTCGTGGATGGTCTTCATTTCCTGTATGTTGTAGTTTAACTCTTCTCAGATTAAACGGTTGTCTAGCTGGGTTAGGAGGAACGGGTCTGGTTGGGGCATGTCTGGAAAATCTGATAATGCCTTACCGTTTTTGTTTAAAAGCATCTGTATTTTGGCCAAACAATAATTTTGAATTTGTGACTCGGTGAGGATCATCTCTGGATACCTTAACTCTATTCATTTTTTATGCTGGATATCATCTGATAACGCTTCCCAACTAACTTCCCATAGTTTGAGTGGTTGGCTGACATTACAAAAAAGTAACATGGTGACGAACAAATCCCGAAGTTGAGCATCGGACGCCCATAACTTTGCCTCTGATATTGCTTCTGCCCATTCTTTGTCGTCGTTAATCAGTCCATATGCAAAGCAGGTATCTTTAAAGTTGTTGTGTATTGTTCCATCTACTGTGCGTAGTTCTTCAAAAGAGCGAGGACCTTTAACTATGTTTAACAACATTCTCAGATAGTACCTTTCTTCAGAGGCGGGGTGTGAATACACAATACAGCCTATGCAACCCCGTTGTTTTCTTGGTTCCCATGTTTTGTAGTCTGATTCCAAACATATTGTGTAGGTATTTTTGCATAGGTCAGTTTTCGTGCATTTGGGTCACGCTTGTTAAGCTCAAACCATTGGGTGAACATCGTTTCTTTGATACTTTCCCTATGTAGCAGCGCAGGTAGGCTCTCTGAATCATGTAGTGTAACTGTATGGTGGTTTGGTAGATGATAGGATAATTTCAAGACTGATGGTTTTGAAAAGTGGATGTCGAATGAAAACAACCGCCATACAGCTTCACATGGAGATATATAACGACAATCCAAGTAATTCTTGATTTCGTCTACCTCAATTATTATTTCGGCAGATGATTCACCAGTCGGCCTGAGATTCTCCTGAATAACGATTGTTGCTCTGTCTGGCCCTTTGTTTAAGTATTTAAATAAGTACTTAATTGCCCTAGATCTGTTGCACCACTCGACATTTATATGGGCATTGTATTTGAGTAGCAGAAACCGATTGTAAGGGACGACGAAACTGTTGTCAAGTGTTGCCTTCCCTTTACTAACTTTGATCCATTGTTGCGGTGCTTATAGTTAGCGTACCCATCTTCATCTATCGTTGTCTCCGCGTAATATGGTTTAGGGAAATGTTTTGAACACTTCCTATCAATTATGCAGGCTGCGCCCATGTGTTTTCCACCACACGGCCCATGTAACATGTATTCGGTGACCACTTTATATCCCGCTGGATCCTCTATTTGAGAGGGTATTTCCGCTGAAATGATCTCATCAATATCAGATGGTGATTTACATTTGTACTCAGGCATTAACCATATCAGCATATGAACATGAGGTAACCCGCGTTTTTGGAATTCGATGATATATATACCTGCATTATAGAAATATTGATTCTATAATGTTAATGCATAGGGAAATGTAACGTTAAGAGGATATAATTTAGAAAAAAATTTATAAAGGGGAAAAAAATAAGGAAaatcaaaaaattaataaataattaaaaaattaaGGGTAATAAAAGTGACCTGATTGGCATTTTCCAAATATGTGGACATTCATTATATCGCGCATGAGTTCGTCTAGCTTTTGTTTGAATAGCCTTGCAACGATATCTGGGCGGTCTGGTGCTTTTTGACCCTCGATGTAGCAAAGCATACCTTCCACCTCTGGCCATCTAGGGTTAGAGGTGAAGGTGATGAACAAATCGGGGTTGTCATATTCCCGGCATAAAGCCATAGCATCTTGATAGTTCTGGATCATATAACGTGGGCTTCTTGTATGCGAAGATGGTAAAACTATTCTCTTACCAATTGATGAAGCCTTGGTATCTCCTCGTGTAACAGCATCACATATGTTATGGTATAGGTCGATACGCAAGTCATTTTGGTGAGCCCGGACCCATTTTAGCCTTTGTTCTTCTACAGCTGTAAAAGAGTCCACTAAATATTGCTGGAATAATCGGCCACCCCTAAGGAGGGTGGTCCCCTCATTTTTCCGGTGCTGAATTCTGTAGCAATAGAATTCTCTCATCGTGACATAACCTCGGTTAGTTTGTCGTTTTCCAGTATTATTATGGTACGGTATTTGGTCATGGTAACCAGTCTCACCATATGGGAATAACAAAGGATATTGCAATGGCATGTAGAGAATGTGTAATTCGGAAATTCTTTGTAGCTTGCTGTTTTTTTTTTCTAACAATTATATCTCTAGTTGAAGATGAGTGGCCTAAATCACCTGTGACCAATGCAGCCACTTCAGCTACAGTAGGTGTGTTATATTGGCGTGAGCTGGTATGATTACCTATGAGTCGAAGTTGAAAGTCTGTTGATGTGTTGGTGTTGCACCAATCCCTGGCCATTCGAAATGCTTGAGCAACAGCGCTGAATTCATTCAACATATTAATGAGGACTGTTGTTAGTGTTTTGTCCAGGAGATCTTTTGAATGAGGATCCAGGAAAGCTGACATGCGATTTCTGGATTCGTTATCGGTGTCATAAAAGTATAGTTACGTATATCTTGGTTGGCTGCCTTCTCGTGGTAATAAAGAACCCATTGTGTGGTAATAAAGAACCCATTGTGGTATGCCTGACCACTTATTCTAAATGTGTATGGTCCTCTTCCACGGTTGATGGAGTGGTCAATTTTAGCGCTAAATGATGTGAAGCAAAACATGCCATTGTAAATTCTGATTTGTTCCCTGAATTTGGCGGTTGTAGGGTCAGTATAGTCTAGAAGTTTTTTCAACAACGAAGGAGGGTCTTTGAGGTGAGGCAATAGCACTTTACTATTTTGACAACATAGTGAGAAGGTTGGGTTGCTTGTCTTTTTTTGTTTGTTACTCCTCTCTTGATACCACATTGTTGCGTTGCAATTTGAGCATCTGTATGAAGGTGGGCCTTGATCATGGTAAGCCACATGAGTGCCTAAAAGTTACATACAATAATGTGAGAAATAGATTGTTATTATATTCATATAACATGTGTTGGATAAGAACAGAAGCTAGTGACCAGATAAGCTTGAAGCTCTTTTTATCTGGTGTTTTTTTTTGGCTTTGTGGATGGGCGGAGTGACCTGCAAAAATGTGTGTGCGGATCTAAGTTAGCATTTTTTTAAAATAGTGGAAATTAAGGGTATGTAAAAATGATGCGTTGGATAGGGACATTGTTAAGGGTTGATGGCCGTTGTAGGGGAAAAAGGTTaaagggaaaagaaaaaaaaattgtttagGGTTAATCTGACCCCCCCAGTTCTGCTTAGCGGGTGAACAGGGTCATGTGATTTGGACGGCCTGCTATAGCTAATGAATAAGCGGATGATTGGAAAAAGTAGTGAACACGAATAATTATGTAGTCTATAAAAATACACTTGCAGTTCCATACCTGTTGTTGTCGGTGTTTGACGTAGCTGCAACAAAGAATGTGAGGAAAAGCAAATAGCTGACGTAGGCTGATTGGAGGGTGCAGGGACCAGGGCAGGGTAGAGGGTCTGTTTATTTGTGGCCAATGAAACTGGAATTTTCCCTTTTTGGTTGTGTGGATAGGCGGAATGACCTGAAAAAATGTTTCCCTGGGTCTAAGGTAGTGCTTTATTAATATAACGAAAAATTAATTGCATTTAAAAATGATGAGTTGTTAGGAACATTGGGCAGGGTTAATTGCCCCTTTAGAGTAGAGGGGAAAAATTTCAGGGTTAATCTGACCCCCCAACCCCACCTGGTGCTGTTTAGCGGGCGAACTTGCCAATTCGAATTGGACGGTTTGTGATAGTTAATGAGTAAGTGGACTATTGACAAAAAGGAGTGAACATGAATGATTAGGTAATCTATAAAAATACACCGCAGGTTCATACCTCTTGTCTGTGTCTGGCTTAACTGAAACATAGAAGGTGAGGAGCTGCAAATAGCTGGCATAGGTTGATTAGAGGGTCTAGGGACCCGGCCAAGGAGTAGGGTCTGTTTTTTTATTGCCCGACGAAACTGGGGGTTGCCCTTTTTGGCAGTGTGGATGGGTGGAATGACCTGTGAAAATGTTTGGGTGGATGTAAGATAGtatttaattaaaacagaaaattaggtGCATTGTAAAATGATGAGTTGGATAGGTACATTGTTTAGGGTTAATTCCCGTTATagggaagaaaagaaaaaaaaaacatttctATATTCAGTTACTCAAAAATTTCGAAGTTCTTAATAATGTTATGTCATTATGTTGAATTTTATTTATCTTAAGTAAGAAAATATAAAAAACATGTAAGGGTTTACATTATATAAGTAATTGTTAAGGATCCATGGTCTTACATTATGTAAGTAATTGTTAGAAGATGAAGATGAGAATTTAACTAATAAGGTGACTCCTTTTCAAATGTATTCATTTCCTTAAACTTCATAAGATAGGTACATTGTTTAGGGTTAGTTTTCCTTCTAGGGTGGGGGGAAAAATAACCTTGTTTGGGGTAATCTGCCCCCCTCCCCCGGTTAAGAACAGCCCCATTCGAAGTGGAGGGGATGTGATAGGTAATGCGTAAGCGGATAATTGGAAAAAAGGAGTGAACATGAATAAGTAGGTAATCTACAAAAATACACCGCAACTCCATACCTGTTGTCTGTGCTTGACGTAGCTGCAACATAGAAGGTGAGGACCCGCAAATAGTTGGCATAGGCTGTTTGTAGGTTGTAGGGACCTCGGCAGGGAGGAGGGTCTGTTTTTTATTGCCCGTCGAAGTTTGTGGTTTCCGTTTTTGCCTCTTTGGATGGGTGGAATGACCTGTAAAAATGTTTGAATGGGTGGAAGTTAGCATTTAATTAAAATAGCAAAAATTAATTGCATTGTAAAGTGATGAGTTGGGTAGGTACATTGTTTAGGGTTAATTGCCCTTCTAGGGGGGAACCTATATTCAGTAACGCAAGAATTGTGAATTTCTTAATAATGTTATGTCATTATGTTAaattttatttatctaaagtaAGAAAATTTAAAAAAGTATGCAAGGTCTTACATTATATAGGTAATTGTTAAGGCTGCATGATCTTACATTATATAAGCAAGTGGTAGAAGATGAAGATGAGAATTTAATTAATAAGTTGACTTCTTTGCAAATAAATGCATTCATTTAAACTTTATAAGATAGGTACATTGTTTAGGGTTAATTGCCCTTctaggaaaaaaaaaagaaaaaaaaaaagaaaaaacttGTTTAGGGTAATCTGACCCCCAGTGCAGAACAGGCCCATTTGAATTGGCCGGGGTGCGATAGCTAACACATAAGTGGGTTATTAACAAAAAGGAGTGAACATGAATAATTAGGCAATCTATAAAAATACACAGCAGCGCCATACCTGTTGTACGTGACTGACGTAGCTGCAACATCGAAGGGGTGGAGACACAAATAGCTGGCATAGGCTGATTGGAGGGTGTAGGGAGCTGGGCTGGGAGGATGCTCTGTTTTTTATTGCCTGACGAAACTGGTGGTTTCCCTTCTTGGCTTTGTGGATGGATGGAATGACCTGCAAAAATGTTTGAGTGGATGTAAGTTAGCATGTTCATTATAAGGATAAGATTAGTATAAGGTTGGTATGATAATGAGCAGAGTAGAGTGAGTATTACAACCCCGTAGCATAATAGGAATCTATCCATATTTTGAttcttattttatatgtataaagtaTAAATACAACTAAACCACAAAATGATCGATGACCAGATCAATTTTCATACACCAATAACCTAAATCCTCAAAACAAACTCACCTTATACAAATATTCTATAAACAGTGTTAATATTGTTTGtggttattttcatttttatatgaTTGTATATTGTATTATATGTCAAATAATAAGGTGTGCATATAAATAACACTTGAATCTAATTTGAAATGCGCAAATGAATACACGCATGATTAATGATATATATTAAACTAAGCAAAACAATCCAAAATAATTAATAGtattaaaaacataaaaacaaTTGTATGTGCATTATAATTAAGTGTGTGTAAACTTTGACAAAATTAATTTACGGTTGTTGTTTACTTACCCACTCGGGATGTCGCTCCTGGTGTGTTCAGTTTTAGACCCACAAAAGTCTGCACGTGACCATTTATTTTCCTCTTTATTGATTGAATTATGATTGTATGATGGAGGATGTTCGTTAGGGAGACACTGGTGTAATCGTAGCCTGATGAACCTGCAGTTTATGTCATTACAATGAGCGATTCAAGAATCAATGAACATGTGTGTTTGGGGTATTGGATAAAAATTGCGGGTTGTGAGTGCATGACCTGAGTAAATATTCTGTGGTTCTATTATCTTCATCCTACAGAAAACTTGTTTTTTCCCATTAAATGTAAATGTTTCTGAGGAGTGGATAGAGATTGAACCATTGAGGAATGTTGAGAATGGTAGTATTTTCTTGGTATCTGCAAATTATTAGTGTTAAAAGGAGCCAATCATTTATACAATGGTATTATGCTTAGTTACTTGCAGAATGTAAAAATGGCATACCTGTATACATTTAAGGCGGATAAGAATGGATTGCAACAGGAATCCTTAGCAACTGTGGAGTATGGTGTTTGATTTGCAAAGTTGGAGTGGCTTGAAATTAAATTTATAATGTTAAGTGACTCTACACTTGCCTAACTGAAACTACTAAACTTTAATGGTTGGAAGAAGAAGGGAAAGGGTTTTTTAAAGGGGCATATTAATTGGGGTTCTGAATTTACATTTTCAGTTACTAACTCTGACCTGAACAGACTGGTGATGGAGATATTTTTGGATGGACTAAATGTTATATTTATTTGGGGCCTGGGATCAAGACCCGGTGAACATGGTGCGTTTGGTTTTGTGTTACAATAATTTATGGTTCTGCCTTTTAATCATTAGTTGTAGACCAGAGAAACATAAAATGGTACCTTGACATAGTTTTTGGAATAGATACGAATTGATGGAGCGTAGAAGAATGAGTCATTAGAGGGACTCAAGCCAACACCTTTAGTCCATGCCCGTTTAACGTATTGAGTCTTGCCACCGCATGCATCCAAATTATTAACTAAGACTCTTACCATGACATCAGCATCATATCCAGTTAGCTAATTATTAAATTCCAATTTTAAAAAATGTACAGCTAGTAGCTATCTCTATAAATAGTACTGTCAAATTAACACCGTTAACGTGAAGCACAAAGCTACGAATTCAAAATTTGAGAGTTTACTCTTAAggggaaaaaaaaattattaagaaGGGAAATCAACCACGCGAAATGACAATGATGGTTCAGTAGGCTGAGTTTAGCGTCTTGACCTGCAATCAGAGTCCAAGGTTATTTTTTGGTCAATGTAGGTCAATGAGCTGAAAGGTGCACTTGTACCCTTAGCTGGATGTAACTGGAATGTAGGTACAACTAAAAAGATGTTGGAAGAAACACTTGCATGGAGATAAACTTATAAGCCTGAAGAAATGTGCTGGGTTAGTGATTATTGTTTTTATTTATGGTAACAATTCAAATATTTGGGAAATTTAGCTGTAATTTTTTAGTAACTGATCGGTTGCAGTTAAATTTTCTGAATATCTATAGAACTCGTGCTAAGAATCAATGTTTTTGTTTGATTTTAGCATGAACTTGCAGTTGTAGGTGAAATAGGGAAAGCATTCTGAGCAAATTTCCTTGGCCGAGGTGGAAGAAATGTTCTGATATTAAAACCAGGGTTGCAGGTGTTTCAACAATTGCAGTTTGTAGGTGATTCAACAATATTAAAACCAGGATTGCAGGGGATTCAACAATTCCAGTTTGTGCTTTGACTTTAGGATCTGATTGTGGTATTTTCTTTTACTCATAGGTATACTTGGCAAACGGGTCGAGATGGGTCGGGGTGGGTCGAGTAGAGTATAGTGGTAGGTACAAAGCGGATTTGCACATCCAATGAAACGTATGGAACAGAGTTATAAAAAAGAGAAagcataatttatattattataatatagcgTAGCCACAAACGTGGAACAGAAATGTGACAAAACAGGTTCAGTAGCACCAAAAACTTAAAAACATCACATCATatgtgtttttatttatttatatacataggcGCTTTTATTCTACGTGGTTGACATCCTTGTGAAGTTACTCAGCTCCAGATGCTTTTGTGCCATCCTCGGAATTAGAGCTTTCGACCACAAACCTAAACCAAAAGGAAAACAGTGGGAGTGAAAATTGGTGGGAGGGTGCGAAACTCCAATATATAGGTGCATATGTATggatataaatatgaatatgaatataatataaatataatatagagAGGGTAAGGTGGAGAGATGGTTAGAGACATGTATAAAGTAGCAGAAACATTACTTTCGACGGTTGGGACGGTCTGATTCCTTTGCGGGAGTAGTGACGGCCAGGTTCCATTTTTTCCCGTTGGGTGTAGAAACAGGTGGTTCTATGGCTGGAGTCTGGTCTTTCTTGGCTGTTGCAGCGGTTTCAATGTCGATGGGGGCGGAGTTCAACACTCGAAGACAGTTGAAGCTTTCATGGGAACCGTGCTCGTAGTGTGTCCCTGCCTTGAGTAGTAGCGTCTGGGAGGTATTGACGAGGTTCGCTATCGGGTTAGGTAAGACGTGGCTAGGGGAGTCCTATTTATAAGAGTAAATAGAAACATATCAGAAATCAATGGAGATGCCATATGGAAACTTAGAGGTTATAACCATTATGTATGTTAAAATGGAATTGCGAGTAGCAAATTAATATGTTGTAGGGTAAAGTAGGAGGTAACCTCATCAAGCTCTGCAACCAGAGATTTAGCGGTGGCTTTCACCAACTTTTCTGCTGTCTCGTCAAATAATACGACGACAGCCTCCCCTGTTCCGTCTGTCACTTCCAGATGGATTTTGAACCTGTTATGGGGATTAATGACCTTACCGTCAGTTTTTTCAGTTGGAGCAAACATGTTTTCTTAAAGCGACAACTCTCAATGTAGAATTTAGGCAATGTAGTACCTTGTATTTGGGTACAGAACATCCTTGGAGCATGATTAGCACCAATAGTGGCCACCTTGCCTCGTAATCCCTTTCTTAGCTTGACAAATGCCATAACTAACGTAATACCAACCTAGCTTGGTACGTACATTTGTGACATGCACTGTACACTTGAAGATCTCAGGTTGAGTCCGACAGGTGGGGCCAAATGTTAGAAACAGCAAGGCATTGCTATTTGTGTTAGTTAGGTTTTATTGTTTTAACTTGGTTACTGATGACCCTGCGCCTTTTCCTTTGCGGGACGACCCGATCAATTCAGCAAGGGTACCTTCGGTTTGCGCTGCAGCGGGGATATCTATTGCACAGTACTCGAGGTCACCGCACAAGTCCTTTCCACTGGGAAAAACCCCGGAAATTATTATAAAGGCGGTGAATAGCCTACGTATGTAATGTGTTTAATTGGTTTTGGGGCAGACCTGAGGTTGTTCATGAATTCCTACAGTACGGGAATTGCGGGGTCTTCCAGAACCAGAGTAGATGATGTACTGGAGAGGGTCAGAGTTCCTGGATAATTGTGGGCGACATAAATGGGTGTTAGTAACAAAGATGGTGAAAATAAAAATGCGTGCTACGGCTACATACCTGGGTAATTGTGCTTCACGGTTACCGATGATAGAACAATGCACCGGGGGTCTGGTTGGGAGGACTTCCCCTGAACGAAAGAACGGCCTAATATTCCCCATAAAGTAACCTTTATCTTACGGCCGCTGTGTTATATATGGAACGTGGGTGTTATAAGTGAAAACCATACAaactcatgtatatatatatatatatatatatatatatatatatatatatatatatatatatatatatatatatatatactacatatataCAAACATAAGAAGATATAAATGGATAATAAAACAAATGTCTTTGCAGAGATTACCTTTCATTAGCCAAATCAAATTCCAGGATTGTATCACCCGTCTTCAGGTCTACAAGGGAACCAACATTCACGGCGTATCCCACCACATCTAAAAAGCACAGCAAGCATAGTGTATAGCACTCTGTATATTTCTAATCAACATCTATATAAATGGGTATGGAAACGCACCAACTAAATATTTGCCATTTATAGGAGTGAGAGCCTCAAATTTGATACAATTGAAAGGGTGGCGGATGAAACCACGCGTGTCATTAGTGGGCTGTTTTCTGAGGCGCGTTGAACCTTGTAATTGAATCATAACCTGGTTGTCATTGAGGAGACGATAGTCTGGTTTGTTTGGAACAACATCAAAATCAGATAGAAAATAAACAGAACCCTCTTTTAGCCTATGAATAAAACAGTGAGCGGTATTATTTTTTGCTGTAATCTGTATTACATTCCCCTGCCACCGTTCATAAAAACCAAATTAGTTAACATGTTGGAGAAACAGAAACAACATAAACACACATGTATCTAGAAAAAACCTGACACAAAACACCAGGAACAGATAAACACAAACACAGAAGCATACATATCTACATATATTCTACCACTTAAAAGTATTGTTACCTTTTCATCTGAAGCGATAAAGTCTGTGGACAAATACTTTCCGGTTTTTGTGTGGGTGTCCCAGGATCTACATATCATAACCCTTACACTGGCTTGCTTTCCTTGTTGGAGTTGGTCAACGAATACGTATGAAGTTTCATCAACAACTTCTGAGGTACCAATTTTAGCCGGTTGCACCATCTATGATTTGTAGCTTCCTAGAAAATTGATGATTGCTTTGAGTAATGGATAGTTGGTTGATGGCATCAACCAATTTATAGGGATATCAGCCTTCTCATAACTGAAGGAATTGTGACCATCAGGGATGTAAACAGACTCGACATGTGGAATTTGAAGCAATTGATGATTTGCGTATCAATTAATGGTTTGTGTATCTGATGAATACACAACGGCCTGCGAATTAAATTACACAATCATTCCAAATTCCGGTGGTGGATACCGGTTAAAAATCACAGCAGCATCATCAAATTAAGGAGGTGTAATTTCCACGATTGAATTCCACTGTACAGATAGCGGTATAATTTGGAAGCGATACGATTTGAACCGACGATCTGGGGCGGTGATAATATTAGGTTGGGCCAGCAATTTGAACCCGCAATTAGAAACCTGTTACAATGTGTAATTAGATTGGGCCAACGATTTGCGCCTACGGTTTTAATGTGTGGGCTAGAAATAACACTATGGTGGGTCAAAAAAACGCTACTTAAAGAGATAGAAAACATGCAGTAAAATATAaagaaataaagataaagaaaataaTATAAAGAAAGGGTAATTATTATGGAGTGAACGGCATTTATTAAGGTCTATTTAATTTTTCAGGACTCAATtcttatatagatagatagatatagatatatagatatagatatagattggAGGAAGCATATGCGAAGACCATAATTCACAAGGttagattataattattatattatatgataccTATATACTAAAAGGCGTGGCGGATTCCGTCGTTTCAATTATATACTAAAAGGCGTGGCGGATTCCGTCGTTTCAATTATAtcgaattgtcgttttgagtttgcgttcacactacaaccggtccctcaacttcggcttaATTTACACAACGCCCCCTCGAGTTTACaatttttcaggggtagaaagcgtaaatatataattttattaaaataaaagaaactaattccacccgaatttttaacgggtcctatcttctcgctcggtgcgagttaaatttttccgagatcaCCGTTCAACTTGAAAAAATCTGACGAACACAACGAGACTAACTACGCGTGAAACGGACatcattaaaaaataaatatttcgcGCTGTATTTCatatcgctcggtgcgagttaaatttttccgaaatcatcgttcaacttgaaaaaatctaacgaacacaacgggactaactacgcgcgaaacgaaaatcgttaaaaaaacactaaatatttcgggccatatttcatacatatacatacacgtacaacaaagaactcaacctattagatatattaggta comes from Rutidosis leptorrhynchoides isolate AG116_Rl617_1_P2 chromosome 4, CSIRO_AGI_Rlap_v1, whole genome shotgun sequence and encodes:
- the LOC139842246 gene encoding uncharacterized protein codes for the protein MVQPAKIGTSEVVDETSYVFVDQLQQGKQASVRVMICRSWDTHTKTGKYLSTDFIASDEKGNVIQITAKNNTAHCFIHRLKEGSVYFLSDFDVVPNKPDYRLLNDNQVMIQLQGSTRLRKQPTNDTRGFIRHPFNCIKFEALTPINDVVGYAVNVGSLVDLKTGDTILEFDLANERPFFRSGEVLPTRPPVHCSIIGNREAQLPRNSDPLQYIIYSGSGRPRNSRTVGIHEQPQLRKGLRGKVATIGANHAPRMFCTQIQENMFAPTEKTDGKVINPHNRFKIHLEVTDGTGEAVVVLFDETAEKLVKATAKSLVAELDEDSPSHVLPNPIANLVNTSQTLLLKAGTHYEHGSHESFNCLRVLNSAPIDIETAATAKKDQTPAIEPPVSTPNGKKWNLAVTTPAKESDRPNRRK
- the LOC139842245 gene encoding uncharacterized protein, with the protein product MREFYCYRIQHRKNEGTTLLRGGRLFQQYLVDSFTAVEEQRLKWVRAHQNDLRIDLYHNICDAVTRGDTKASSIGKRIVLPSSHTRSPRYMIQNYQDAMALCREYDNPDLFITFTSNPRWPEVEGMLCYIEGQKAPDRPDIVARLFKQKLDELMRDIMNVHIFGKCQSGIYIIEFQKRGLPHVHMLIWLMPEYKCKSPSDIDEIISAEIPSQIEDPAGYKVVTEYMLHGPCGGKHMGAACIIDRKCSKHFPKPYYAETTIDEDGYANYKHRNNGSKSRAIKYLFKYLNKGPDRATIVIQENLRPTGESSAEIIIEVDEIKNYLDCRYISPCEAVWRLFSFDIHFSKPSVLKLSYHLPNHHTVTLHDSESLPALLHRESIKETMFTQWFELNKRDPNARKLTYAKIPTQYVWNQTTKHGNQENNGVA